The following are from one region of the Sandaracinus amylolyticus genome:
- a CDS encoding serine/threonine protein kinase produces MRICELCGARYRGTPTTCPLDGGRLLELPDPLLGRTIVGRYLVVEKIGSGGMGVVYRARDASSGGDVALKFLLPDLSAEVTNRQRFLREAKAANRIDHENIIDVMDFGETDGHVFLVMEFLQGIALAEEVTRGPLGVARSIDIAMQCASALARAHELDVVHRDIKPENIYLVGDGTRRDFVKLLDFGLAHMKGELRLTASGAVFGTPEYMAPEQARGAPLTGLADLYALGCVLFEMLTGTPPFKGTTPDLILKHMREPAPLPSTRAPGVPPELDAVVAKLLDKQPQRRHRDAYHLLEDLRRIADRLPAPRAASPANDTLINREPTARAPSLSLPADSVASVLPGTWEQRVAVFRQLVARAYPGHTEPEWIVPSIDALQDRIAQVRALERELLGVTEQAKEREAATRATRLRMGRAIDELGRDESRTLGKLDELASTLSDARRRIGDVEPQLARTMRGLHTLGATVSRESASTLREVGAIAAQWIEIDAQVTTALREIAVCERERDDLRFQISQLKGRLGTSGAELEIELGAIRERAAQLGAEREATVDDLQERALVLLRHFAAFPELQEAVRSASFSPDTRERLAPARR; encoded by the coding sequence GTGAGGATCTGCGAGCTCTGCGGCGCTCGATACCGCGGCACGCCCACGACGTGCCCGCTGGACGGCGGCCGTCTCCTCGAGCTGCCCGATCCGCTGCTCGGCCGGACGATCGTCGGGCGCTATCTCGTGGTCGAGAAGATCGGCTCGGGCGGGATGGGCGTGGTCTATCGCGCCCGCGATGCCTCGAGCGGCGGCGACGTCGCGCTGAAGTTCCTGCTGCCCGATCTCTCGGCGGAGGTCACGAACCGACAGCGCTTCCTCCGCGAGGCGAAGGCCGCGAACCGGATCGATCACGAGAACATCATCGACGTGATGGACTTCGGGGAGACGGATGGGCACGTCTTCCTCGTGATGGAGTTCCTCCAGGGCATCGCGCTCGCGGAGGAGGTCACACGCGGGCCGCTCGGCGTGGCGCGATCGATCGACATCGCGATGCAGTGCGCGAGCGCGCTGGCGCGGGCGCACGAGCTCGACGTGGTGCACCGCGACATCAAGCCCGAGAACATCTATCTCGTCGGCGACGGGACGCGGCGCGACTTCGTGAAGCTGCTCGACTTCGGGCTCGCGCACATGAAGGGCGAGCTGCGGCTCACCGCGAGCGGCGCGGTGTTCGGCACGCCCGAGTACATGGCGCCCGAGCAGGCGCGCGGCGCGCCGCTGACCGGGCTCGCCGATCTCTACGCGCTCGGCTGCGTGCTCTTCGAGATGCTGACGGGCACGCCGCCCTTCAAGGGCACGACGCCCGATCTGATCCTGAAGCACATGCGCGAGCCCGCGCCGCTGCCCTCGACGCGCGCGCCGGGCGTTCCGCCCGAGCTCGACGCGGTCGTCGCGAAGCTGCTCGACAAGCAGCCGCAACGACGCCATCGCGACGCGTACCACCTGCTCGAGGACTTGCGTCGCATCGCGGATCGACTGCCTGCGCCGCGCGCCGCGTCGCCCGCGAACGACACGCTGATCAACCGCGAGCCCACGGCGCGCGCGCCCTCGCTCTCCCTGCCCGCCGACTCGGTGGCCTCGGTGCTCCCCGGCACGTGGGAGCAGCGGGTCGCGGTGTTCCGTCAGCTGGTCGCGCGCGCGTACCCCGGACACACCGAGCCCGAGTGGATCGTGCCGTCGATCGACGCGCTCCAGGATCGCATCGCGCAGGTGCGCGCGCTCGAGCGCGAGCTGCTCGGCGTGACCGAGCAGGCGAAGGAGCGCGAAGCGGCGACGCGCGCGACGCGTCTTCGCATGGGGCGCGCGATCGACGAGCTCGGTCGCGACGAGTCGCGCACGCTGGGCAAGCTCGACGAGCTCGCGTCGACGCTGTCGGACGCGCGGCGTCGCATCGGCGACGTCGAGCCCCAGCTCGCGCGCACGATGCGTGGGCTGCACACGCTGGGCGCGACGGTGTCACGCGAGAGCGCGTCCACGCTTCGTGAGGTCGGCGCGATCGCGGCGCAGTGGATCGAGATCGATGCGCAGGTGACGACGGCGCTGCGCGAGATCGCGGTGTGCGAGCGCGAGCGGGACGATCTGCGCTTCCAGATCTCGCAGCTCAAGGGACGGCTCGGCACGTCGGGCGCGGAGCTCGAGATCGAGCTGGGCGCGATCCGCGAGCGCGCGGCGCAGCTCGGCGCGGAGCGCGAGGCGACGGTCGACGATCTGCAGGAGCGCGCCCTCGTGCTGCTGCGGCACTTCGCTGCGTTCCCCGAGCTCCAGGAGGCGGTGCGCTCGGCGTCGTTCTCTCCCGACACGCGCGAGAGGCTCGCTCCCGCTCGTCGGTGA
- a CDS encoding RrF2 family transcriptional regulator produces MKLSNKGRYGVRAIFDIAFHNEGRATQIKEIAERQAIPPRFLEQIFQDLKRAGLVASRRGPRGGYQLAKAPAEIRLGDIVRALEGPIAVSAPKDDASAQEGDATSRQVTEEAFAEVSKRIEACFDDVTIEDLCERGEALGYRRRPPSRYVYVI; encoded by the coding sequence GTGAAGCTGTCGAACAAGGGCCGTTACGGCGTCCGCGCGATCTTCGACATCGCCTTCCACAACGAGGGGCGCGCCACGCAGATCAAGGAGATCGCGGAGCGCCAGGCGATCCCGCCCCGCTTCCTCGAGCAGATCTTCCAAGACCTCAAGCGCGCCGGTCTGGTCGCGTCGCGCCGTGGTCCGCGCGGCGGATACCAGCTCGCGAAGGCACCCGCGGAGATCCGCCTCGGCGACATCGTGCGCGCCCTCGAGGGCCCGATCGCGGTGTCGGCGCCGAAGGACGACGCGAGCGCGCAGGAAGGCGACGCGACGAGCCGCCAGGTGACCGAGGAGGCGTTCGCCGAGGTCAGCAAGCGCATCGAGGCGTGCTTCGACGACGTCACGATCGAGGATCTCTGCGAGCGCGGCGAGGCGCTGGGGTATCGCCGCCGTCCGCCGAGCCGCTACGTCTACGTGATCTGA
- the cysK gene encoding cysteine synthase A, with the protein MERRGAREVAPVVDSVLDLIGETPMVRLRRITRGGNVWAKCEHLNPGGSVKDRICLAMIERAEREGRLRPGDTVVEPTSGNTGIGLALVCATKGYRLVLTMPASMSLERRQLLKSYGAQIVLTEPERVMEGAIAEAERIAAERGAFMPSQFDNPANPAIHEHSTADEILRAMGDEPVDALVAAVGTGGTVSGVGRVLKQRWPDVRVIAVEPEASPVLRGGVAGPSKIQGIGAGFVPGNFDGSVVDEIRGVEDRVAWDTKLRLAREEGLLVGISAGANVAVAIDVAEELRGVVRDREPNVITILCDTGERYFSLEAHFAE; encoded by the coding sequence ATGGAGCGGCGAGGCGCGCGCGAGGTGGCACCGGTCGTCGACTCGGTGCTCGACCTGATCGGCGAGACCCCGATGGTCCGGCTGCGACGCATCACGCGCGGCGGGAACGTCTGGGCGAAGTGCGAGCACCTGAACCCCGGCGGCTCGGTGAAGGATCGCATCTGCCTCGCGATGATCGAGCGCGCCGAGCGCGAAGGACGGCTGCGTCCCGGCGACACGGTGGTCGAGCCGACGAGCGGCAACACCGGCATCGGGCTCGCGCTCGTGTGCGCGACGAAGGGCTATCGCCTCGTGCTCACGATGCCCGCGAGCATGTCGCTCGAGCGGCGCCAGCTGCTCAAGTCGTACGGCGCGCAGATCGTGCTCACCGAGCCCGAGCGCGTGATGGAAGGCGCGATCGCGGAGGCCGAGCGCATCGCGGCCGAGCGCGGCGCGTTCATGCCCTCGCAGTTCGACAACCCCGCGAACCCCGCGATCCACGAGCACTCGACCGCCGACGAGATCCTGCGCGCGATGGGCGACGAGCCGGTCGACGCGCTGGTCGCGGCAGTCGGCACCGGCGGCACCGTGAGCGGCGTGGGGCGCGTGCTGAAGCAGCGCTGGCCCGACGTGCGCGTGATCGCGGTCGAGCCCGAGGCGAGCCCGGTGCTGCGCGGGGGTGTCGCCGGCCCCTCGAAGATCCAGGGGATCGGCGCGGGGTTCGTGCCCGGTAACTTCGACGGCAGCGTCGTCGACGAGATCCGCGGCGTCGAGGATCGCGTCGCATGGGACACCAAGCTCCGCCTCGCGCGCGAAGAAGGCCTGCTCGTCGGCATCAGCGCGGGCGCGAACGTCGCGGTCGCGATCGACGTCGCCGAGGAGCTCCGCGGTGTCGTGCGTGATCGCGAGCCGAACGTGATCACGATCCTCTGCGACACCGGCGAGCGCTACTTCTCGCTCGAGGCGCACTTTGCGGAGTGA
- a CDS encoding HesA/MoeB/ThiF family protein encodes MLVIGAGGLGCAAGIALARSGIELDVTFVDPDRVERSNLHRQVLFDDRDVGHPKAERAAEKMHAISGGAITARGVIDRVDVTNAEALSRAHDVVIEGTDRHESKFLAADAAALARTPVVHGGVVRWAGWAMASTPFESACLRCVFEDVPRDTDVETCAEAGVIGPAVGIIGALEAALAVQILEGRREAAGVLHRFDVRTASARTSRVKSRASCPLCGERATIRALDEDRYAARACAT; translated from the coding sequence GTGCTCGTGATCGGCGCCGGCGGGCTCGGATGCGCGGCGGGGATCGCGCTCGCGCGCAGCGGGATCGAGCTCGACGTGACGTTCGTCGATCCCGATCGCGTCGAGCGCAGCAACCTGCATCGCCAGGTGCTCTTCGACGATCGCGACGTCGGGCATCCGAAGGCGGAGCGCGCTGCCGAGAAGATGCACGCGATCTCCGGCGGCGCGATCACCGCACGCGGCGTGATCGATCGCGTCGACGTGACCAACGCCGAGGCGCTCTCGCGCGCCCACGACGTCGTGATCGAAGGCACCGATCGCCACGAGTCGAAGTTCCTCGCGGCCGACGCCGCGGCGCTCGCGCGCACCCCGGTCGTGCACGGCGGCGTGGTGCGCTGGGCGGGCTGGGCGATGGCGAGCACGCCCTTCGAGAGCGCGTGCCTGCGCTGCGTCTTCGAGGACGTGCCGCGCGACACCGACGTCGAGACCTGCGCCGAGGCCGGCGTGATCGGCCCCGCGGTCGGCATCATCGGCGCGCTCGAGGCCGCGCTCGCGGTCCAGATCCTCGAGGGACGCCGCGAGGCCGCGGGCGTGCTCCATCGCTTCGACGTTCGCACCGCGAGCGCCCGCACCAGCCGCGTGAAGTCGCGCGCGAGCTGCCCGCTGTGTGGAGAGCGCGCGACCATCCGCGCGCTCGACGAAGACCGCTACGCCGCGCGTGCATGCGCGACGTGA
- a CDS encoding ubiquitin-like small modifier protein 1, producing MTIKVRIPTPLRTLTGGQDEVKAEGTTVRAVIDHLEAQYPGLKDRVCDEKGVRRFVNVFLNEEDIRFLDGLDSAVRAGDSVEIIPAIAGG from the coding sequence ATGACGATCAAGGTCCGCATCCCCACCCCGCTCCGCACCCTCACCGGCGGTCAGGACGAGGTCAAGGCCGAGGGCACGACGGTGCGCGCGGTCATCGATCACCTCGAGGCGCAGTACCCCGGCCTCAAGGATCGCGTCTGCGACGAGAAGGGCGTGCGCCGCTTCGTGAACGTGTTCCTCAACGAAGAGGACATCCGCTTCCTCGACGGCCTCGACAGCGCGGTGCGCGCCGGGGACTCGGTCGAGATCATCCCCGCGATCGCCGGCGGGTGA
- a CDS encoding PLP-dependent cysteine synthase family protein has protein sequence MLARARRIADVTEAVGNTPLVRLRHLEAKECPGVELWLKLEYCNPGGSVKDRPALQMIRDAIASGRLTSDKILIDSTSGNTGVAYSLFGAALGIRVQLVMPSNVSQARKDITRAFGTELIHSDPMEGSDGAIRLVKTIVDENPDRYFYPDQYSNASNPRAHYLGTGREILEQVGDRLTHFCAGLGTTGTMMGTTRRLKERSSAIQCVALEPAEAMHGLEGLKHMGSSIVPPIYDPTIFDEILPVPTEEGWDMADRIAREEGLHVGHSTGGNVWGAIQLAKRIERGCVVTVACDRGDRYFAPMRWEKRYEW, from the coding sequence ATGCTCGCACGAGCGCGTCGCATCGCTGACGTCACCGAGGCGGTCGGCAACACGCCGCTCGTGCGGCTGCGTCACCTCGAGGCGAAGGAGTGCCCGGGCGTCGAGCTCTGGCTGAAGCTCGAGTACTGCAACCCGGGCGGCTCGGTGAAGGATCGCCCTGCCCTGCAGATGATCCGCGATGCGATCGCGAGTGGTCGCCTCACCAGCGACAAGATCCTGATCGACAGCACGAGCGGGAACACGGGCGTCGCGTACTCGCTCTTCGGCGCGGCGCTCGGCATCCGCGTGCAGCTCGTGATGCCGAGCAACGTGTCGCAGGCGCGCAAGGACATCACGCGCGCGTTCGGCACCGAGCTGATCCACAGCGATCCGATGGAGGGCTCGGACGGCGCGATCCGCCTCGTGAAGACGATCGTGGACGAGAATCCCGATCGTTACTTCTATCCGGATCAGTACTCGAACGCGTCGAACCCGCGCGCGCACTACCTCGGCACGGGGCGCGAGATCCTCGAGCAGGTCGGCGATCGCCTCACGCACTTCTGCGCGGGGCTCGGCACGACGGGCACGATGATGGGCACCACGCGCCGCCTGAAGGAGCGCTCGAGCGCAATCCAGTGCGTCGCGCTCGAGCCCGCCGAGGCGATGCACGGGCTCGAGGGGCTCAAGCACATGGGCAGCTCGATCGTCCCGCCGATCTACGACCCGACGATCTTCGACGAGATCCTGCCGGTCCCGACCGAAGAGGGCTGGGACATGGCGGACCGCATCGCGCGCGAGGAGGGCCTGCACGTCGGGCACTCGACGGGCGGCAACGTGTGGGGCGCGATCCAGCTCGCGAAGCGCATCGAGCGCGGGTGCGTCGTCACCGTCGCGTGCGATCGCGGCGATCGCTACTTCGCGCCGATGCGATGGGAGAAGCGCTATGAGTGGTGA
- a CDS encoding Mov34/MPN/PAD-1 family protein — MSGEKPWIEGDLAITKSAIDAIYAHAKETYPSECCGFVSGPADDVARCDEAVREVNEADKYHRLDPERFPRTARTYFKIHELRAARAFERGEASGRPIKVIYHSHCDAGSYFSAEDAATFASEGALMWPCAFVVVSVIEGEPKGHQLWVHVPGTNEFREAPIRTVEG; from the coding sequence ATGAGTGGTGAGAAGCCGTGGATCGAGGGTGATCTCGCGATCACGAAGAGCGCGATCGACGCGATCTACGCGCACGCGAAGGAGACGTACCCGAGCGAGTGCTGCGGGTTCGTGTCGGGCCCGGCGGACGACGTCGCGCGCTGCGACGAGGCGGTGCGCGAGGTGAACGAGGCGGACAAGTACCATCGCCTCGACCCCGAGCGCTTCCCGCGCACGGCGCGCACGTACTTCAAGATCCACGAGCTGCGCGCGGCGCGCGCGTTCGAGCGCGGCGAGGCGAGCGGCAGGCCGATCAAGGTCATCTACCACTCGCACTGCGACGCGGGCTCGTACTTCAGCGCCGAGGACGCGGCGACGTTCGCGTCGGAAGGCGCGCTGATGTGGCCGTGCGCGTTCGTCGTCGTGAGCGTGATCGAGGGCGAGCCCAAGGGACATCAGCTCTGGGTGCACGTCCCGGGCACGAACGAGTTCCGGGAAGCGCCGATCCGCACCGTCGAAGGCTGA
- the rplS gene encoding 50S ribosomal protein L19, translated as MSNTVPKITAIAAAFQRQLPTFRAGDQVRVHYRIREGEKERVQVFQGVVIRKNGGGIGATFTVRKVSFGVGVERIFPQHSPRIEKLEIVSRGAVRRSRLYYLRELEGKAARLKQSRNVEQDSAPQS; from the coding sequence ATGTCCAATACCGTTCCGAAGATCACCGCGATCGCGGCCGCGTTCCAGCGGCAGCTCCCGACCTTCCGCGCCGGCGACCAGGTGCGCGTTCACTACCGCATCCGCGAGGGCGAGAAGGAGCGCGTCCAGGTCTTCCAGGGCGTCGTCATCCGCAAGAACGGCGGCGGCATCGGCGCGACGTTCACCGTCCGCAAGGTCAGCTTCGGCGTCGGCGTGGAGCGCATCTTCCCGCAGCACTCGCCGCGCATCGAGAAGCTCGAGATCGTGAGCCGTGGCGCGGTCCGCCGCAGCCGCCTCTACTACCTGCGTGAGCTCGAGGGCAAGGCCGCCCGCCTCAAGCAGAGCCGCAACGTCGAGCAGGACTCGGCGCCCCAGAGCTGA
- a CDS encoding peroxiredoxin, producing the protein MLEIGQQAPAFFGRDQNGNEVRSEDLLAKGPVVLYFYPKDFTPGCTREACMFRDAFEDLQGQGATIVGVSADSGESHKRFAERYQLPFSLLSDPDRKLARDYAIVRPLGLGARRVTFVIGRDGKIRGAFHHEISMSRHVTDVKDLLTRLQGETSASAGR; encoded by the coding sequence ATGCTCGAGATCGGACAGCAAGCCCCCGCGTTCTTCGGACGCGATCAGAACGGCAACGAGGTGCGCTCCGAGGATCTCCTCGCGAAAGGCCCGGTCGTTCTCTACTTCTACCCGAAGGACTTCACGCCCGGCTGCACCCGCGAGGCGTGCATGTTCCGCGACGCGTTCGAAGATCTGCAGGGGCAAGGCGCCACGATCGTCGGCGTGAGCGCGGACAGCGGCGAGAGCCACAAGCGCTTCGCCGAGCGGTACCAGCTGCCCTTCTCGCTGCTCTCCGATCCCGATCGGAAGCTCGCGCGCGACTACGCGATCGTGCGCCCGCTCGGGCTCGGCGCGCGGCGCGTGACCTTCGTGATCGGGCGCGACGGGAAGATCCGCGGCGCGTTCCACCACGAGATCTCGATGTCGCGCCACGTGACCGACGTGAAGGATCTCCTCACGCGCCTGCAGGGCGAGACCAGCGCGTCCGCCGGGCGCTGA
- a CDS encoding RNA methyltransferase, producing MKARVHCALVHHPVRDRAGHPIASAITNVDVHDLARSARTFGLAGYWVVSPIAAQRLLVERILDHWANGAGARRVPERTRALSICAPIESVDAAIAAIAEREGSAPALWVTAAKAPPGKTLTSWADGRALLETSARPVLILFGTAHGLHSTLMDRADVVLAPIQPGSDYNHLSVRAAAAITFDRLLGDR from the coding sequence GTGAAGGCGCGCGTGCACTGCGCGCTGGTGCATCACCCGGTGCGCGATCGCGCAGGGCACCCGATCGCGTCGGCGATCACCAACGTCGACGTGCACGATCTCGCGCGCAGCGCGCGCACGTTCGGGCTCGCCGGCTACTGGGTCGTCTCGCCGATCGCGGCGCAGCGCCTGCTCGTCGAGCGCATCCTCGATCACTGGGCCAACGGCGCGGGCGCGCGTCGGGTCCCGGAGCGCACGCGCGCGCTGTCGATCTGCGCGCCGATCGAGAGCGTCGATGCCGCGATCGCCGCGATCGCCGAGCGCGAGGGCAGCGCGCCCGCGCTCTGGGTGACCGCCGCGAAGGCGCCGCCCGGCAAGACGCTCACGTCGTGGGCCGACGGCCGCGCGCTGCTCGAGACGTCCGCGCGGCCCGTGCTGATCCTCTTCGGCACCGCGCACGGGCTGCACTCGACGCTGATGGATCGCGCCGACGTGGTGCTCGCGCCGATCCAGCCGGGCTCGGACTACAACCACCTCTCGGTGCGCGCCGCGGCCGCGATCACCTTCGATCGCCTGCTCGGCGATCGCTGA
- the trmD gene encoding tRNA (guanosine(37)-N1)-methyltransferase TrmD — protein sequence MKMRFYVVTVLPEMLDSFVRTGLVGKAVESGALEIHPITPREFTKDRHRTVDDAPYGGGSGMVMMPGPLVDAMDSAEARESAREDGGARPLRILLTPQGEPFTQRIARELASTQKALTLVCGRYEGVDERARIRCDREISLGDFVLMGGEVGAMVIVEAVGRLLPGVLGNPESTHEESHAQGRIEYPHYTRPAEFRGEKVPDVLLSGHHAQVAKWRKKESLRRTLARRPDLLETFPPDAEEQKLLDAIRREGEGA from the coding sequence ATGAAGATGCGCTTCTACGTCGTCACCGTGCTGCCCGAGATGCTCGACTCGTTCGTGCGCACCGGGCTCGTGGGCAAGGCGGTCGAGTCGGGCGCGCTCGAGATCCATCCGATCACGCCGCGCGAGTTCACGAAGGATCGCCACCGCACCGTGGACGACGCGCCCTACGGCGGCGGCAGCGGCATGGTCATGATGCCGGGCCCGCTGGTCGACGCGATGGACTCCGCCGAAGCACGCGAGAGCGCGCGCGAGGACGGTGGGGCGCGACCGCTGCGGATCCTCCTCACGCCGCAGGGCGAGCCCTTCACCCAGCGCATCGCGCGGGAGCTCGCGAGCACGCAGAAGGCGCTCACGCTCGTGTGCGGCCGCTACGAGGGCGTCGACGAGCGCGCACGCATCCGCTGCGATCGCGAGATCTCGCTCGGCGACTTCGTGCTGATGGGCGGCGAGGTCGGCGCGATGGTCATCGTCGAGGCGGTCGGGCGTCTGCTCCCGGGCGTGCTCGGCAACCCCGAGTCGACGCACGAGGAGTCCCACGCGCAGGGGCGCATCGAGTACCCGCACTACACGCGGCCCGCGGAGTTCCGCGGCGAGAAGGTGCCCGACGTGCTGCTCAGCGGGCACCACGCGCAGGTCGCGAAGTGGCGCAAGAAGGAGTCGCTGCGCCGCACCCTCGCGCGACGTCCCGATCTCCTCGAGACGTTCCCGCCCGACGCGGAGGAGCAGAAGCTCCTCGACGCGATCCGCCGCGAAGGAGAGGGCGCGTGA